The following DNA comes from Vigna radiata var. radiata cultivar VC1973A chromosome 4, Vradiata_ver6, whole genome shotgun sequence.
aattatatgatcataatacaaatttaaaataaaatttagattgcaaattatattctaaatagTAGACtctgtaattcaaatttatattttgtactatacaaatttgaaagagaatttcaaaatgcaAATTTACattccaaattatataatttgttattaaattttggaaattatGGTATAAAGTTTTGAATAGGAGGTAATTAATTCATTTCACTAAGGCCATGGAGTGCAGGAAGAAAACAGCGTAAGAAAATACGGGTGCAAGAAGAAATCCCGTTACTGAATCCAGGTAATAAAAGAGggttaaaaaaggaaataacaaattaaaaaaaggttattttggtaatataaaaaaaattaaaaaatatgggGAGGTAGAAGGCCAAACAGGTGGAGGTGCAGGGATTAATGCCCATATAAATCTTGGCCGTGTTTTCTCGTTTGGGCTCTTTATTCATTCAgcccattatttttttaaaaaaaatgcccACTTTGCTCTTATAATTCAATCAACCttcaaaacattcattattatcCTTACCAAAATTTAGAGATACGGAAAATTGTAATATTAAGTTCTATCTGTGAATTATTAATTCATGGTGATACGATGAAGGAGAAAATTGAAATAAGAATTACTATATTGTGCGGGGGTGGGTGGTAGAAGAGGATCTAGCAGGTTTGAGGAGATTCAAATTTTGAGAACGTGAAACCATGTCTCCCATTGAAGGGGTTCGGTATGTATTGAGAAGACTGGTGTTGTCTGTAGAGTCTCCTCGTGTAGTTGCCCTTTGCCCTGAATGAGCACTCAATCCTGAGAGAACATAAGCCCTTCCATAATGCTCATACACACCTTCGTTTGCCATCCTTCCCTGCATTTCCTTTAGTTCACCACAAAGACCAATATATAGTTCATCACCAGCTTTGCCAGATATGCTTTCAGACATAACCTGCTGACAACTCTGTAGAATTACAACAGCATCAGTCCAATCCCCACATTCTGCACTAACTCTAGCCTCAGCCATTGCGTTAGCAGCTCGAAGCCTGTTTTTCTGCCTGTCTACTTCCATCGACTCAACTACATCTATATCTACTACTACATCAGGTCTCTCAAtctttacttcattttttactCCCATACCCTTCATTGCTTTTGTTATGGGATCCCTATAAACACCTCTAACTACCAACAGAGCCATCTCATCACTACACTTCTCCACTGGAACATTCACTGTCACCAAAAAGTCTCTTTCTTCTTCAGCATACAGTTCTCCTACCTTGATAGTTGCCATTTTATCATTGTCAGTCCGGCTAATTTGGTAACTTCCTGCTTTTACTGCACCAAGTTGGAGACTGGGGTGAACACACTGAACTTCTACCTGTAATTCCTGAACCACCACACTCAATAGTCCCCCAATACACTGTGCAAATGCATCCTGTATCACATCCTCGTCTTGAATGAAGGAAAAAGTACCCCCAGAGATCTCGGAGATTCTGTGCATTGCTGTAGCATCATGGTCAACACCAAAGCCAAATGCATGCACGGGTATGTGCTGGCCCATACAACTGCTCCGATGCAGGGAGGCTGGGACAAGAGACCCGTAATCGCCTCCAAGATTGAGCCTGCTACCGTTTATGAACGAATCCTCTCCGTCAGAGAGCAGTATGATACTGCCAACTGGGTTCTTCCACCTGCTGTCAGCAAACACTTTGGCACCTTTCCTCAAGCCTTCTTCAATGTTTGTTGCACCACTCGGAACCAATGAATAAACTGCCTGCAGTGCATGAAGTTTTCCAGCCTCTGTCATCCTCCGAAGAGGAAAGATGCGCCAGGCTGTGGAAGAGAAGGCAATCACAGAAAGCCTGTCTGATGAACTCAGATTCTCTATGACAAACCCCATAGCTCGTTTTAGTAGTGCAATCTTTGTGCCTGACATGCTACCACTCACATCAAGAACCGTGACTAGGTCAATTGGAGCACGAGAATTTAGTGCTGATAAATATGATGAAGATTCAGTATTGTTTCCGGATCTCCCTGAACGAGGAGGAGCTTTGAGATTAATTAATACAGCAAAATGATCATGAGAGTCCGACTTTGCAAGAGCTGAAAATTCAGGATATGTTCTGATCTCCATTGGGTCTATTGCATTGTAATCAGCCTCATTGAAATCATCGGTAACTGGAGTTTCTTGAACCAAgacttcatcatcatcatcaaagatATCCGGTTCAGTAACATTATTAGAATCATGTTGTGGTTCTGTACCAGCTTGTGGGGAAGGAAACATCCCTGTAAGAGTTGTCCACGAATCATTTTGCGATGAATTTACTCGGTTGATCTCATGGGAGACCTTAGAAGAACGACTCTGAAAAGGAACCTCTTTCCATTTTGCTCTGCAAACTGGGCAAATCCGGTTCCCGTGTTTCACATTGGATGTGATGCATTGGAAATGAAAAGAGTGAGAACATTCTGCAGTAAATATGGCATGTCCCTGCCCTGCTTTCACTGAATTCAGGCAAATTGCACATGTCCCCTGCAGATAATGCAGAACAAAATGTAACCaaaggtgatatcaaacaagACCCTACAACATCAGAACAAGAAGAAATCAAAGAAGATTCGTTGATTCATTGCTCCAGTGCgtgttttttcttaattagcAGCTGAGATTTTCACAATCAACGATTAAGGGTGTTTGACTCTTCATATTCATGGCACTTAAAAAAGAAAGGAGTTGAATGAGTGAAAACAATACGAAAAGAGTTTAAAGGCAACAAATCCAATACAACACTTTTACCATATTGGTTTATAGGTTCTCATCGTCTTTTTTAACGTCATAGTATTAAAGTTAACACaagtaagaaaaataagaagaacaAGATACATCCTATTATTTGTATAGGGTCTCTTAAATTTATTGTGTGGATCCAAATAATTTCCGAACATGCATTTGTCCTTAGAGGGTACTACACATGGaaaatgagatgaaaaaaaCACCAAAGCAATGAATAATAAATCGTTTACACAATATGCTACTTCGATTAATTTAGCCAAATACAAAGgccaaaaaatttataaaaatgatatcaGTGATGAGTGGCAGATATCTATGTAAATATACTATAAACATTTGGTGTAATTTCCTCTGCAATCCCAGAATGCTaaattgaaacagaaaaaataaaaagaaatgcaatGAATGAGCAACGACGaaagtagaaaaaaaacaaCTCTAATCCGAATATACAAAAGCAAAACAGGAAATTTAAAAGATGGGCCGGAAAAAAAGACTAGAACTTTCCCTGTGAAGATGGAAAAGGTTAAAGGGCAATGCTAACCTTGGAGGATTTGGATCTGGAGAGGCGGGGACTGGACGTGGAGGTGGGGGAGGCGGAGGAGCGGTGTTTGGATGAGGAGAAAAAGCTGTTGGAGAAGGTGGTGACACAGGGGAGAGAGGAGTTGTCAATGTTTCTAGGAACTTGAACACACTTGTTGATCCCAATGGCAAGCTTGACTTTTCTCCATCTGCTTTCCATTTTGATCGAAAAGGGTGTAAGAAAAAAAGGATGTGATGTTGAAGCAGTGATGGgagagtgagggagagaaaagggtgtatttgaatgGGTGTGAGCATTGGAAGGCGAAGAGGAAAATAAGTGCAGGAGTTAGTTGCGAAGAAATTAAGAGAGATTATGGTGGTAACCGAACAAgaatggagagagagagaggaatgAGGAAAGTTTGTTTGTTCAAACGTTACAGAATTGTAGCAACGAGTCATGGTACTCTGTTAACAAAATTACATGCAAAATCTAATATTGCAAAAACTCTTTCTACATACagatattgattatattttacaaaaatatataattcatttaatgtttctgttttaaaactatttaatgaattttactACTAATTTAATAATAGATTTAATGACACTGCATTCCCATCAGAGGTTAACAAACGCGTcataaatagaataataattgGTATTTCAACTGTAAAACATGTatgaaggttttttttttttttttatacattgtCCATGAATACTTCCATGTATGAAGGTTTACCAATTTCTAATTTTGATTTAGTGCTTCAGACACTAAAGGATTTGTACGAGTGTTATATGAATATCAAAGTAAGGTTGATTGTTTCAGATGGTGTGAAAGAGAATTCTAAGAACGGATTTTTCAATGGTGcttgttataatttataaatatgaatatggAAAGTTCAATCTTGGAGTTCATCTTGATATTCTAATGGTTATCTATTCTTAAGTAGAGAAGGATGAGGCATGTCGTCAGAATAACATGAGGTCCCAGCCTAGAGGCTTTTCTTCGGCCTAAGGTGAATGAtaatggactaaccttgtgtggtagcttgaTATGGGCCAGCTGTTTTACCACAACAAGTGCATGAATTTCCATAATCACATATTCATACTAATCCGGATTGTCAAGTCAATGGTTTGTCAAAATATAAAGTCTAGTTTGTTATGATATGTGTATATGAATCTGAcatgaatatttaattgaattaatataTCATTCATTGTTTTACTTCTAACTTATCCTTCttctatttgtgtttgtgttgtatgtttctttgttttctctctttgctATGATCATCATTTTGTGAGTGTCAGCATAGGGAGATGAGATGTCCTTCGAGGAGGAGGGAGGTGATGCTGCATAGTAGTTTCTCATAGTAGCATCCATAAATaatgtttgtatatataaagtttaaattttatagttattttaaaatgacCATAAGACTTATTTTAGATATTagttaatatctatttttagttaatatctattttatcaTATCCTTATTGTAACGACTCTtttatatactatatttttaagatgttaccaatatatttataaaataatctgtaaaataatttttttaaaataatttattgtgaaaataaaatttcaaaattgtaattttaaattcagattcaaattaaaatataaatcattatcataattttaataaaaaaattaaatttcataatgaaaacatattaatatatattatcaaattaaataaatacattttattttatttatcacttttattgtttattttatataataataataataaaatatatttataaatagttaattattatgtcttacattttaattgaagatatataataaaattaatttaaaattccagtaattaaatttaatttttgaaccatgcttttctttaaaaaaattcaacaatacaagaaaaagttaaaaaaaatgaaaaagttatgattttttgtgttctaatattttttaatgttgtatTCTCAGAagatatttctttcattatcaTATTTACCACTTAAAGCAACCAGATTGTTAAAGATAAAATGGTGCCTGAGATTTGAAACTTTAAACTCTAAAACgagtaataattattaaataattgtgaTGGTATTATCTGAATCGAAAAACGAACAGTGATTAGAATATTATATTCCtctataaatttcaatttttttaaatctaaacgAATGTTACTTAGATGTATGAAGCATATGGTTGTGAAAGTTAATGAATGAGTGGGAaaaaagaaagtaggaaaaGATGCAGTggttgatatataatataaaatggaatGTGGAATGCAAAATTATAGATGCACCCACCAAATTATCTACACCCATTTTCCAgattatacatatatacaaaattagttatttcttcattttgtaattggattaaaaaatttacagcTTTCGTGTTAGAGTTtgaattgtttaattttgtaaatattgtatttaaatgataaatattatattttaactttattgtttgaatgaatcattttaattactactaaataaaaaatcgtcacaaataaattttaataatgtcaataaaaaaataactaaaaattaatataaagaatATGATTAACAATCCCTGAATTTTAATAAGACACAAATTTTATGTTTACCTCATCTCAAATctcaaaaaataaacaactaacTTTCCATAATGTCAATattacaaaacattaaaaatattatcgtGATTACAACTATATTACAATATAATGTTATGCTATGAAAAATAAGACTTAAGAGTTAATAAAGATTGACTACTTAAGGTAGATAGATAAGGGTTattcaaggaaaaataaatgaataaattaagaTGTTTAAAAAGTTCACATAACGTCAAACACTAAGAAACTGGAGAGGAGAATTTAGGAAGAAGGGTCATAGATAAAAGCAACGATCAAAGCATCACAAAATacttttagatattattaatattatactaAGAAGTTTTtcgaatatatatttatcttttatctttagttagtttattattgttttttatttgtattttgggcttaacccatatttcttctattacaaataaaaaataataataaactaactaaagataaaagataaatataaaataatgataatatatctaacataaATCAACATATCACAagatgttatattaatattttaagaacaaaatcatgagtgtttcaaaaatatagtgATTGACTCTAACAACGTCATTCGATGAATTTAGAATCGGAACATTAACGTCATATGTGAGAACAAAAAACTCTTCTCATCCTCAACTTAGAACTTCTTATGATATATCCAATAGTTTTACATCACATAAAAATCGAGGCAATTTAAATATCTCTTTTCTTTCTGACATGCAACACtgtaatagaatttcaaaatccaaaacaCATTTAAAGATTAATCCTCACGTGCCATCTCTTCAAACTTGCAATCAGAACtataacaaattcaaaacatagCACACTTTGGAATAATTAGTTAAACAATTTCGTTGCTTAtgcaatatttaaaattcagCAATCAAATAGATGATTGCATATGAATATGGATCACATCTCGCAGTTctttaacttaaattattttacatgtgatatgtaataattgattacaatGGTGGTATCTCAAGAAACTTAAAATTGGACACCTTTgtttaaattgttcaataaatacaaatatattaaaaaaaattaaaataggcGACATGTAAATTCCGAATACCTTTATTTATATGTGCCTCTCAAATTTGGTGATACAAGAGCTGAAATGATAGATTTGTTTTCCTAAATCATTGAATAACGAAAATATGTTGCGTTATAATCAATctgtttttttaagaaaaatataaaaatgatgatacataatatttatataaacaacTTCTCATGTTATAAcaagaaaaactaaataaaaaaagaaatatttatattctaattttattgtACTTATTTGAGTGATAAAGAATCTTTGCAGGTATCCATCATAATTTCTCTATCAAAAGACAAAATGTCGGTCGAATTTTTGTAAATACATTTAGTTTATCTCAAAATCTGATTTGCAATttgcatataaattaattttaactcgTAACTTcttaaaaatctattaaaaagattatttaaacATGTGCACCATTCTCTTCTTTAACGAACATGAAGAAGAGaactaagaaaaagaaagcaaattatttttcaaacttattaaaatccaattatttcaattctctttttaagattaaaataatcgCTATCGAGCagtattagaaattaaaatatatatgtaagatagtaattttaaaagtggactttttataatttaaataactaaattatgcGATATTCACAACTCGGTGTAttgttctaattttaaaattcgggAACTCTTTCCTCTCCGACCCAcgtgaaatattttaaaggttatttGCCAAGGATTGTATACCGTATCAGTAATACTTTCCAGTTCAATAGAGCGAAAATGCcgaaaaggaaagagagaaaaaaaatttaagtcatgGTTTTCCTCTTTAAAAGGAAACTTTTTTACCGTAGAGACTTTAAAAATGTCTCCCTTTCAAACCCGAAGTTGCGTATTAAAGTTTTGCTAATTGTTTCAAGAACTATACAGCTGACCAATTCCCTGTGTTTCATCTTAATCTTCAGCCATTCATGACTCATTGTATGCTAGAGAAAATTAGGCAGAcaattaattacatatatacACATTTTTACATAACTATAATTAGAACAAAgggatgaaaaaaaaactatttccATCTGTATCAGTACGTAAATATTTGCCCTACCATATATCATGTAAGAATCTCCCCACCActgggagaagaaaaaaagagttatGTCACGGTCTAAAAGGCTGGAGATGCGGCGCAGGGGCGCGAATCTCACCACCAGGTTGAAGATTTTCGACAGGCAAAGAGATGGTGTTGATAATTGGTGATCTTGCAGCAGAAACATTGGTGGGAAATCGTGATGCACTGTAACCAGCCCGTATAGGATGTAATGTGAGCTGAGAGCTAGCACTTGTGGAGGGACCTTGCCGATTGGTCACAGAAGGACCAAAAGAAGAACCGGCAACAAGAGATGGCCAATTAGCATTCGGTTGTTGTGAGGGCGTAAGCAACTGTTGTGACGCAAAACTTGAATCTGACCATAAAATAAAGATTAGGAAAGACTCAAATCAAATCTGA
Coding sequences within:
- the LOC106759082 gene encoding uncharacterized protein LOC106759082, whose protein sequence is MESRWRKVKLAIGINKCVQVPRNIDNSSLPCVTTFSNSFFSSSKHRSSASPTSTSSPRLSRSKSSKGTCAICLNSVKAGQGHAIFTAECSHSFHFQCITSNVKHGNRICPVCRAKWKEVPFQSRSSKVSHEINRVNSSQNDSWTTLTGMFPSPQAGTEPQHDSNNVTEPDIFDDDDEVLVQETPVTDDFNEADYNAIDPMEIRTYPEFSALAKSDSHDHFAVLINLKAPPRSGRSGNNTESSSYLSALNSRAPIDLVTVLDVSGSMSGTKIALLKRAMGFVIENLSSSDRLSVIAFSSTAWRIFPLRRMTEAGKLHALQAVYSLVPSGATNIEEGLRKGAKVFADSRWKNPVGSIILLSDGEDSFINGSRLNLGGDYGSLVPASLHRSSCMGQHIPVHAFGFGVDHDATAMHRISEISGGTFSFIQDEDVIQDAFAQCIGGLLSVVVQELQVEVQCVHPSLQLGAVKAGSYQISRTDNDKMATIKVGELYAEEERDFLVTVNVPVEKCSDEMALLVVRGVYRDPITKAMKGMGVKNEVKIERPDVVVDIDVVESMEVDRQKNRLRAANAMAEARVSAECGDWTDAVVILQSCQQVMSESISGKAGDELYIGLCGELKEMQGRMANEGVYEHYGRAYVLSGLSAHSGQRATTRGDSTDNTSLLNTYRTPSMGDMVSRSQNLNLLKPARSSSTTHPRTI